One Oryza sativa Japonica Group chromosome 8, ASM3414082v1 DNA window includes the following coding sequences:
- the LOC107281826 gene encoding uncharacterized protein, whose translation MTGGSGEHPQHSPRTRGIIQHFERQVREHAEGLDEDVRVANDRLGQLEAAQIDTNSKLSSLERSLVAVNTSLAGILNTLERMGQDGHDGSARRNHNGHDANSSIAAREELEYAADTEHDEEVLGRPQRQQRRQRHGMGAPPRREVRDNDDSLGKIKFTIPCFDGKYDPDAYLTWELAIDQKFACHDFPENKRVRAATSEFTDFASIWWSEFVRSNPNNTPQTWDAMKRVMRARFVPSYHARDLLHKLQQLRQGNKSVEEYYQALQTGMLRCGLVENDDAGMARFMGGLNREIQDILTYKEYNSINRLFHLACKAEREVQGRRASFRTNISAGRASSWTSSNAAAPSTRAAAPSSSSNKLRPSTTNSTPCPSEPTRGVAATPSKSSSSVASSGRTRDIQCLRCKGYGHVRKDCPSTRVMIVRADGGYSSASDLDGETYALLATNNAREGDAPHQDEEHIGAEAAEHYESLVVQRVLSAQMERAEQNQRHTLFQTNCVIKERSCRVIIDGGSCNNLASAEMVEKLALSTQPHPQPYYIQWLNSSGKVKVTRLVRVHFAIGSYHDSINCDVVPMQACSMLLGRPWQFDKDSLHFGKSNQYSFVHNGKKLVLHPMSPEVILKDELARASKQKNQEHTRSEHLIAANELEKHKKKPTNSVQNNKNEIKLKGSCFIATKSDLDEVDTDTVVCYALVCKETLFPIEDTPISLPPPVTNLLQEYADIFPKEVPPGLPPIRGIEHQIDLIPGASLPNRAPYRTNPEETKEIQRQVQELLDKGELK comes from the exons ATGACAGGAGGATCGGGGGAGCACCCTCAACATTCACCACGTACGAGGGGCATCATACAACATTTTGAGCGCCAAGTGAGGGAGCATGCTGAAGGCCTTGATGAGGATGTTAGGGTCGCCAATGATCGCCTTGGTCAATTGGAGGCTGCTCAAATTGACACCAACTCCAAGCTTTCCTCATTGGAGAGGTCCCTTGTGGCTGTGAACACTTCTCTTGCAGGTATCTTGAATACGTTGGAGAGAATGGGCCAAGATGGTCATGATGGATCGGCTAGGCGCAACCACAATGGCCATGATGCTAATAGCAGCATCGCAGCAAGGGAAGAACTGGAGTACGCTGCTGACACTGAGCATGATGAGGAGGTACTTGGTCGTCCACAAAGACAACAGCGCCGGCAGCGCCATGGCATGGGCGCTCCACCACGGCGGGAGGTACGTGATAATGATGATTCTTTAGGCAAGATCAAGTTTACCATTCCTTGctttgatggaaaatatgacCCTGATGCATATCTTACTTGGGAGTTAGCCATTGATCAGAAATTTGCTTGCCATGATTTTCCTGAGAATAAACGTGTTAGGGCTGCTACTAGTGAGTTCACTGATTTTGCATCCATTTGGTGGAGTGAATTTGTTCGTTCCAATCCAAATAACACTCCCCAAACCTGGGATGCAATGAAAAGAGTCATGCGAGCTAGATTTGTTCCTTCATATCATGCACGTGATTTGCTGCACAAATTGCAACAACTTAGACAGGGAAACAAATCTGTAGAGGAGTATTATCAAGCTTTGCAAACAGGAATGCTTCGTtgtggattggtagaaaatgaTGATGCTGGTATGGCTAGATTCATGGGTGGGCTGAACCGAGAAATTCAGGACATTCTAACCTACAAAGAATATAATTCAATTAATCGTttgtttcatcttgcttgtaaagCTGAAAGGGAAGTACAGGGACGAAGAGCTAGCTTCAGGACTAACATTTCTGCAGGTCGTGCTAGCTCTTGGACATCTTCTAACGCTGCTGCACCGTCAACTCGAGCAGCAGCACCATCGTCCTCAAGCAACAAGCTGCGTCCCTCTACAACAAACTCTACACCATGCCCGAGTGAACCAACAAGAGGGGTTGCTGCTACACCTTCCAAGAGCTCATCATCAGTAGCTTCATCAGGAAGGACAAGAGATATTCAGTGCTTACGCTGCAAGGGCTATGGTCACGTGCGCAAGGACTGCCCAAGCACTCGTGTAATGATCGTGAGAGCTGATGGTGGGTACTCCTCCGCTAGTGATTTAGATGGAGAAACCTATGCTTTGCTTGCAACTAACAATGCACGGGAAGGTGACGCGCCCCACCAAGATGAGGAACACATTGGGGCTGAAGCTGCAGAGCACTATGAGAGCCTCGTGGTGCAGCGAGTGCTAAGCGCACAAATGGAAAGGGCTGAACAGAATCAGCGCCACACCTTGTTTCAAACCAATTGTGTGATCAAGGAACGCTCTTGCCGCGTGATCATAGATGGAGGAAGCTGCAATAATTTGGCTAGTGCTGAAATGGTGGAGAAACTTGCATTGAGCACACAGCCACATCCACAGCCCTACTATATTCAATGGCTTAATAGCAGCGGCAAGGTAAAGGTAACACGATTGGTAAGAGTACATTTTGCCATTGGTTCTTATCATGATTCAATCAACTGTGATGTTGTGCCTATGCAAGCATGTTCTATGTTATTAGGTAGGCCATGGCAGTTTGATAAAGATTCTTTACACTTTGGCAAATCCAATCAATACTCCTTTGTGCATAATGGAAAAAAACTTGTGTTACATCCTATGTCTCCTGAAGTTATTTTAAAGGATGAACTTGCTAGAGCtagcaaacaaaaaaatcagGAGCATACTAGGAGTGAGCATCTTATTGCGGCTAATGAACTTGAGAAGCATAAGAAGAAACCCACCAACTCtgttcaaaataataaaaatgagatTAAGCTGAAGGGATCTTGTTTCATTGCAACAAAATCAGATTTGGATGAAGTTGACACTGACACTGTTGTTTGCTATGCTTTGGTTTGCAAAGAAACCTTATTTCCAATTGAGGATACTCCTATTTCTTTGCCTCCTCCggtcactaaccttttgcaggagtATGCTGATATTTTCCCAAAGGAGGTTCCACCGGGGCTGCCACCAATTCGAGGGATTGAGCACCAAATTGACCTCATTCCTGGGGCCTCTCTGCCAAACCGTGCGCCATACAGGACCAACCCAGAGGAAACAAAGGAGATTCAGCGTCAAGTGCAAGAGTTACTCGACAAGGG GGAATTGAAGTAG